The Anguilla anguilla isolate fAngAng1 chromosome 4, fAngAng1.pri, whole genome shotgun sequence genome has a window encoding:
- the LOC118226221 gene encoding chromodomain Y-like protein isoform X2: MATEELYEVEKIVDKRKNKKGKVEYLVRWRGYGFEDDTWEPETHLANCVEFIHEYNRINSDRQRDGTFLRAQRSAPSYGHSAANNARKQICRPQSHTLPKVLSPAAIATGAPTVAKRPQPSLSARDTDTKADPQLLLSSQKYRRANNSSVIATGLAATAHPIGSGRRSMDLAKSGIKILVPKSPMKSRTEVEESPSEAAHSLETAEQGPDSEPPEVALLEKPPGALLGPGDERARMGTRPRTQTILPPIQVPITPAAVLTLNGKGTPTFMEALAANGTASLQSAVSGVSGVTGKRRFEERSTFDKRLRFSVRQTESAYRYRDIVVKKQDGFTHILLSTKTSENNSLNPDVMKEVQSALTTAASDDSKLVLLSAVGSVFCFGLDFIYFIRRLTDDRKKESVKMADSIRTFVNTFIQFKKPIIVAVNGPAVGLGASILPLCDVVWANEKAWFQTPYTTFGQTPDACSSLTFPRVMGVASANEMLLSGRKLTAQEACAKGLVSQVFWPGTFNQEVMVLRESKALVCSTSRAALEQANERECEVLKRVWGSPQGMDSILKYLQKKIDEF, translated from the exons GTGGAAAAAATTGTGGAtaagaggaaaaataagaaggGGAAGGTCGAGTACTTGGTGCGCTGGAGGGGCTACGGGTTTGAGGACGATACCTGGGAGCCAGAGACACACCTGGCCAACTGTGTGGAGTTCATCCACGAGTACAACCGTATAAACAGTGACCGCCAACGAGACGGCACCTTTCTTCGGGCCCAGCGCAGCGCCCCCAGCTACGGCCACAGCGCCGCTAACAACGCCCGCAAGCAAATCTGCAGACCGCAGTCACACACCCTGCCGAAGGTGCTCAGCCCCGCTGCCATTGCCACTGGCGCGCCCACCGTAGCAAAGCGGCCACAGCCCTCTCTCAGTGCCAGGGACACGGACACTAAAGCTGACCCTCAGCTGCTCCTCTCTAGCCAAAAGTACCGGCGTGCCAACAACAGCAGCGTCATCGCCACGGGGCTGGCGGCCACCGCCCATCCCATCGGCAGTGGGAGGAGGAGCATGGACCTGGCCAAGTCCGGGATTAAAATCCTAGTGCCCAAGAGCCCCATGAAAAGCCGAACAGAGGTGGAGGAGTCTCCCAGCGAGGCAGCCCACAGCCTGGAGACAGCCGAGCAGGGGCCGGACTCTGAACCCCCCGAGGTGGCCCTGCTGGAAAAGCCCCCGGGGGCCCTGCTGGGACCTGGGGATGAGAGGGCGCGCATGGGGACCCGCCCAAGGACGCAGACCATCCTTCCACCTATACAGGTTCCCATCACCCCAGCTGCTGTGCTCACCCTCAATGGCAAAG GCACGCCCACATTCATGGAAGCCCTGGCGGCCAACGGGACGGCTAGCCTGCAAAGCGCAGTGAGCGGCGTTTCCGGGGTGACCGGGAAGCGACGCTTCGAGGAGCGCTCGACCTTCGACAAGCGGCTGCGCTTCAGCGTGCGGCAGACGGAGAGCGCCTACCGCTACCGCGACATCGTGGTGAAGAAGCAGGACGGCTTCACGCACATCCTGCTCTCCACCAAGACCTCCGAGAACAACTCCCTCAACCCCGAC GTGATGAAGGAGGTGCAAAGTGCTCTGACCACGGCGGCGTCGGATGACAGTAAACTGGTTTTGCTGAGTGCGGTGGGCAGCGTCTTCTGCTTCGGCCTGGACTTCATCTACTTCATCCGCCGGCTCACCGATgacaggaagaaagaaagcGTCAAGATGGCGGACTCCATTAG GACGTTTGTGAACACTTTCATCCAGTTCAAGAAGCCCATCATTGTGGCAGTGAACGGGCCAGCGGTGGGCCTGGGGGCCTCCATCCTGCCGCTGTGCGATGTGGTCTGGGCCAACGAGAAGGCCTGGTTCCAGACGCCCTACACCACCTTCGGCCAGACGCCCGACGCCTGCTCCTCCCTCACCTTTCCACGCGTCATGGGCGTGGCCTCT GCCAACGAGATGCTGCTGAGCGGCCGCAAGCTGACGGCCCAGGAGGCCTGCGCCAAGGGCCTGGTGTCCCAGGTGTTCTGGCCCGGGACGTTCAATCAGGAGGTGATG GTTCTGCGGGAGTCTAAGGCCTTGGTCTGCAGCACCAGCAGGGCAGCCCTGGAGCAGGCCAACGAGCGGGAGTGCGAGGTCCTGAAGAGAGTCTGGGGATCGCCCCAAGGCATGGACTCCATCCTCAAGTACCTTCAGAAGAAGATCGATGAGTTCTAA
- the LOC118225578 gene encoding protein phosphatase 1 regulatory subunit 3G-like: protein MDINGTESHMSDTGHVHNYKQGCKSVERNSWKSFGEPPPENGNGLDDNADYTDFEEQQILLKDRRRAKSLPAYPEQTSLFKKISQGCRKRVKFADALGLNLESVKHFSSTDDPHVPSKVFSRLQTFPPQQECELFGDLCDTFNSTLAVDRLVPTFKMPVEKTDFETRVERCRVTLEKITVTRFDVRGTIRALTSGSCKREVGVRYTFNDWLSFMDAQAIPMSGKNTAAVGEKFMFTMYTPPFMDPSSSVHFAVYSKSDYGEFWDNNEGKNYTLKYHCISTYETAAFLAT from the coding sequence ATGGATATCAACGGCACAGAGTCGCATATGTCCGACACGGGTCATGTCCATAATTATAAGCAAGGATGTAAAAGTGTGGAGCGCAACAGTTGGAAGAGTTTTGGTGAACCGCCACCTGAAAACGGCAATGGACTTGATGATAATGCTGATTACACGGATTTTGAGGAGCAACAGATCCTCTTAAAAGACAGGCGAAGGGCGAAGTCACTGCCCGCTTACCCGGAGCAGACaagccttttcaaaaaaatctcACAGGGATGCAGAAAGAGAGTGAAGTTTGCAGATGCGCTGGGACTTAACTTGGAAAGCGTGAAGCACTTCAGCAGCACTGACGACCCACACGTCCCTTCTAAAGTATTTTCAAGACTTCAGACCTTCCCTCCTCAACAAGAATGTGAATTATTTGGAGACCTGTGTGACACATTCAATTCCACACTTGCAGTGGATCGGTTGGTACCCACGTTCAAGATGCCAGTGGAGAAAACTGACTTTGAAACCCGAGTTGAACGGTGCCGCGTAACTCTAGAAAAAATAACTGTTACTCGATTTGACGTGCGAGGGACGATAAGAGCACTGACATCGGGCTCATGTAAGAGGGAGGTTGGAGTGAGGTATACATTCAACGACTGGCTTTCATTCATGGATGCGCAAGCGATACCAATGTCAGGGAAGAATACTGCTGCAGTCGGAGAAAAGTTTATGTTCACGATGTATACGCCTCCATTCATGGACCCCAGCTCCTCGGTTCACTTCGCAGTATATTCCAAGAGTGACTACGGCGAGTTTTGGGATAACAACGAAGGAAAGAATTACACTTTGAAGTATCACTGCATTTCCACTTATGAGACAGCAGCATTCCTTGCCACTTAA
- the rpp40 gene encoding ribonuclease P protein subunit p40, translating into MFTNLEKCPRNLLICEKSSFLNEKSRHATHVAKHFFNYKVSVLIPECGIIPSGLRSVVSSFSKYYLLKNLPVYKLLEEEFLEKVVKKGCLYALSYKTRIDQDNTFALLPTGQVILSVDKDTYEELGLEGKASQYNHRQPMRYVVTIDLTDKSMAAGGKRYKRVMWALQEKVQLTSDFLLARYSTGGDGEDLLQSFFSQYSSKELKPSISSQTFKNLLCPSLDPTDLRGDTRSCDPQQFLEWLGAVTMDISCNNEAASFVSAYCCPEPQSSVSQALLCTTTGLLLPEDIHSLLEELRRYFDEPRFTSWLSVTVHGFADSPVSWGGTEHGFHKGGENFYTFVLFKNQDYWLHMATGANDGCPP; encoded by the exons ATGTTTACGAATTTAGAGAAATGTCCAAGGAATTTACTTATCTGTGAGAAATCCAGTTTCTTGAATGAAAAATCTCGTCATGCCACACACGTGGCTAAGCACTTTTTTAACTACAAG GTGTCTGTTTTAATACCGGAGTGTGGAATTATTCCATCTGGGCTGAGAAGTGTTGTCAGCAGCTTCTCAAAATATTATCTTTTGAAGAATTTACCTGTGTATAAACTGCTTGAGGAAGAGTTTCTGGAGAAAGTTGTAAAgaaag GCTGTCTGTATGCACTATCTTACAAGACCAGAATTGACCAAGACAACACCTTTGCCCTTCTCCCAACTG GACAGGTGATATTGTCTGTTGATAAGGACACATATGAGGAGCTGGGTCTTGAAGGCAAGGCCTCACAATACAACCACAGACAGCCAATGAGATATG tggTGACCATTGACCTGACGGATAAGTCGATGGCCGCTGGTGGGAAGCGGTACAAacgggtgatgtgggccttgcAAGAGAAGGTGCAATTAACAAGTGATTTCCTGCTGGCCAGATATAGCACAG GGGGTGATGGTGAGGACTTGCTTCAGTCCTTCTTCTCTCAGTATAGCTCTAAAGAGCTCAAACCCTCCATCAGCTCCCAGACCTTTAAGAACCTGCTGTGCCCTTCCCTGGACCCCACTGACTTGCGCGGGGACACTCGATCATGTGACCCACAGCAGTTCCTGGAGTGGCTGGGAGCCGTTACCATGGATATAAGTTG TAACAATGAGGCAGCCAGCTTTGTATCTGCATATTGCTGTCCAGAGCCACAGAGCTCTGTAAGTCAAGCCCTGCTGTGCACCACCACAGGCCTGCTCCTACCAGAGGACATACACTCCCTGCTAGAGGAGCTGCG GCGGTACTTCGATGAGCCCAGGTTCACGTCGTGGCTGTCGGTGACGGTGCATGGTTTTGCAGACAGTCCCGTCTCCTGGGGTGGCACCGAGCATGGCTTCCACAAGGGTGGGGAGAACTTCTACACTTTTGTACTGTTCAAGAACCAAGACTACTGGCTGCACATGGCCACTGGGGCTAATGATGGTTGCCCTCCCTAA
- the LOC118226221 gene encoding chromodomain Y-like protein isoform X1 — translation MATEELYEVEKIVDKRKNKKGKVEYLVRWRGYGFEDDTWEPETHLANCVEFIHEYNRINSDRQRDGTFLRAQRSAPSYGHSAANNARKQICRPQSHTLPKVLSPAAIATGAPTVAKRPQPSLSARDTDTKADPQLLLSSQKYRRANNSSVIATGLAATAHPIGSGRRSMDLAKSGIKILVPKSPMKSRTEVEESPSEAAHSLETAEQGPDSEPPEVALLEKPPGALLGPGDERARMGTRPRTQTILPPIQVPITPAAVLTLNGKGTPTFMEALAANGTASLQSAVSGVSGVTGKRRFEERSTFDKRLRFSVRQTESAYRYRDIVVKKQDGFTHILLSTKTSENNSLNPDVMKEVQSALTTAASDDSKLVLLSAVGSVFCFGLDFIYFIRRLTDDRKKESVKMADSIRTFVNTFIQFKKPIIVAVNGPAVGLGASILPLCDVVWANEKAWFQTPYTTFGQTPDACSSLTFPRVMGVASANEMLLSGRKLTAQEACAKGLVSQVFWPGTFNQEVMVRIRELVSCNSVVLRESKALVCSTSRAALEQANERECEVLKRVWGSPQGMDSILKYLQKKIDEF, via the exons GTGGAAAAAATTGTGGAtaagaggaaaaataagaaggGGAAGGTCGAGTACTTGGTGCGCTGGAGGGGCTACGGGTTTGAGGACGATACCTGGGAGCCAGAGACACACCTGGCCAACTGTGTGGAGTTCATCCACGAGTACAACCGTATAAACAGTGACCGCCAACGAGACGGCACCTTTCTTCGGGCCCAGCGCAGCGCCCCCAGCTACGGCCACAGCGCCGCTAACAACGCCCGCAAGCAAATCTGCAGACCGCAGTCACACACCCTGCCGAAGGTGCTCAGCCCCGCTGCCATTGCCACTGGCGCGCCCACCGTAGCAAAGCGGCCACAGCCCTCTCTCAGTGCCAGGGACACGGACACTAAAGCTGACCCTCAGCTGCTCCTCTCTAGCCAAAAGTACCGGCGTGCCAACAACAGCAGCGTCATCGCCACGGGGCTGGCGGCCACCGCCCATCCCATCGGCAGTGGGAGGAGGAGCATGGACCTGGCCAAGTCCGGGATTAAAATCCTAGTGCCCAAGAGCCCCATGAAAAGCCGAACAGAGGTGGAGGAGTCTCCCAGCGAGGCAGCCCACAGCCTGGAGACAGCCGAGCAGGGGCCGGACTCTGAACCCCCCGAGGTGGCCCTGCTGGAAAAGCCCCCGGGGGCCCTGCTGGGACCTGGGGATGAGAGGGCGCGCATGGGGACCCGCCCAAGGACGCAGACCATCCTTCCACCTATACAGGTTCCCATCACCCCAGCTGCTGTGCTCACCCTCAATGGCAAAG GCACGCCCACATTCATGGAAGCCCTGGCGGCCAACGGGACGGCTAGCCTGCAAAGCGCAGTGAGCGGCGTTTCCGGGGTGACCGGGAAGCGACGCTTCGAGGAGCGCTCGACCTTCGACAAGCGGCTGCGCTTCAGCGTGCGGCAGACGGAGAGCGCCTACCGCTACCGCGACATCGTGGTGAAGAAGCAGGACGGCTTCACGCACATCCTGCTCTCCACCAAGACCTCCGAGAACAACTCCCTCAACCCCGAC GTGATGAAGGAGGTGCAAAGTGCTCTGACCACGGCGGCGTCGGATGACAGTAAACTGGTTTTGCTGAGTGCGGTGGGCAGCGTCTTCTGCTTCGGCCTGGACTTCATCTACTTCATCCGCCGGCTCACCGATgacaggaagaaagaaagcGTCAAGATGGCGGACTCCATTAG GACGTTTGTGAACACTTTCATCCAGTTCAAGAAGCCCATCATTGTGGCAGTGAACGGGCCAGCGGTGGGCCTGGGGGCCTCCATCCTGCCGCTGTGCGATGTGGTCTGGGCCAACGAGAAGGCCTGGTTCCAGACGCCCTACACCACCTTCGGCCAGACGCCCGACGCCTGCTCCTCCCTCACCTTTCCACGCGTCATGGGCGTGGCCTCT GCCAACGAGATGCTGCTGAGCGGCCGCAAGCTGACGGCCCAGGAGGCCTGCGCCAAGGGCCTGGTGTCCCAGGTGTTCTGGCCCGGGACGTTCAATCAGGAGGTGATGGTGCGCATTAGGGAGCTAGTCTCTTGTAATTCAGTT GTTCTGCGGGAGTCTAAGGCCTTGGTCTGCAGCACCAGCAGGGCAGCCCTGGAGCAGGCCAACGAGCGGGAGTGCGAGGTCCTGAAGAGAGTCTGGGGATCGCCCCAAGGCATGGACTCCATCCTCAAGTACCTTCAGAAGAAGATCGATGAGTTCTAA
- the LOC118226221 gene encoding chromodomain Y-like protein isoform X3 produces MATEELYEVEKIVDKRKNKKGKVEYLVRWRGYGFEDDTWEPETHLANCVEFIHEYNRINSDRQRDGTFLRAQRSAPSYGHSAANNARKQICRPQSHTLPKVLSPAAIATGAPTVAKRPQPSLSARDTDTKADPQLLLSSQKYRRANNSSVIATGLAATAHPIGSGRRSMDLAKSGIKILVPKSPMKSRTEVEESPSEAAHSLETAEQGPDSEPPEVALLEKPPGALLGPGDERARMGTRPRTQTILPPIQVPITPAAVLTLNGKGTPTFMEALAANGTASLQSAVSGVSGVTGKRRFEERSTFDKRLRFSVRQTESAYRYRDIVVKKQDGFTHILLSTKTSENNSLNPDVMKEVQSALTTAASDDSKLVLLSAVGSVFCFGLDFIYFIRRLTDDRKKESVKMADSIRTFVNTFIQFKKPIIVAVNGPAVGLGASILPLCDVVWANEKAWFQTPYTTFGQTPDACSSLTFPRVMGVASANEMLLSGRKLTAQEACAKGLVSQVFWPGTFNQEVLRESKALVCSTSRAALEQANERECEVLKRVWGSPQGMDSILKYLQKKIDEF; encoded by the exons GTGGAAAAAATTGTGGAtaagaggaaaaataagaaggGGAAGGTCGAGTACTTGGTGCGCTGGAGGGGCTACGGGTTTGAGGACGATACCTGGGAGCCAGAGACACACCTGGCCAACTGTGTGGAGTTCATCCACGAGTACAACCGTATAAACAGTGACCGCCAACGAGACGGCACCTTTCTTCGGGCCCAGCGCAGCGCCCCCAGCTACGGCCACAGCGCCGCTAACAACGCCCGCAAGCAAATCTGCAGACCGCAGTCACACACCCTGCCGAAGGTGCTCAGCCCCGCTGCCATTGCCACTGGCGCGCCCACCGTAGCAAAGCGGCCACAGCCCTCTCTCAGTGCCAGGGACACGGACACTAAAGCTGACCCTCAGCTGCTCCTCTCTAGCCAAAAGTACCGGCGTGCCAACAACAGCAGCGTCATCGCCACGGGGCTGGCGGCCACCGCCCATCCCATCGGCAGTGGGAGGAGGAGCATGGACCTGGCCAAGTCCGGGATTAAAATCCTAGTGCCCAAGAGCCCCATGAAAAGCCGAACAGAGGTGGAGGAGTCTCCCAGCGAGGCAGCCCACAGCCTGGAGACAGCCGAGCAGGGGCCGGACTCTGAACCCCCCGAGGTGGCCCTGCTGGAAAAGCCCCCGGGGGCCCTGCTGGGACCTGGGGATGAGAGGGCGCGCATGGGGACCCGCCCAAGGACGCAGACCATCCTTCCACCTATACAGGTTCCCATCACCCCAGCTGCTGTGCTCACCCTCAATGGCAAAG GCACGCCCACATTCATGGAAGCCCTGGCGGCCAACGGGACGGCTAGCCTGCAAAGCGCAGTGAGCGGCGTTTCCGGGGTGACCGGGAAGCGACGCTTCGAGGAGCGCTCGACCTTCGACAAGCGGCTGCGCTTCAGCGTGCGGCAGACGGAGAGCGCCTACCGCTACCGCGACATCGTGGTGAAGAAGCAGGACGGCTTCACGCACATCCTGCTCTCCACCAAGACCTCCGAGAACAACTCCCTCAACCCCGAC GTGATGAAGGAGGTGCAAAGTGCTCTGACCACGGCGGCGTCGGATGACAGTAAACTGGTTTTGCTGAGTGCGGTGGGCAGCGTCTTCTGCTTCGGCCTGGACTTCATCTACTTCATCCGCCGGCTCACCGATgacaggaagaaagaaagcGTCAAGATGGCGGACTCCATTAG GACGTTTGTGAACACTTTCATCCAGTTCAAGAAGCCCATCATTGTGGCAGTGAACGGGCCAGCGGTGGGCCTGGGGGCCTCCATCCTGCCGCTGTGCGATGTGGTCTGGGCCAACGAGAAGGCCTGGTTCCAGACGCCCTACACCACCTTCGGCCAGACGCCCGACGCCTGCTCCTCCCTCACCTTTCCACGCGTCATGGGCGTGGCCTCT GCCAACGAGATGCTGCTGAGCGGCCGCAAGCTGACGGCCCAGGAGGCCTGCGCCAAGGGCCTGGTGTCCCAGGTGTTCTGGCCCGGGACGTTCAATCAGGAG GTTCTGCGGGAGTCTAAGGCCTTGGTCTGCAGCACCAGCAGGGCAGCCCTGGAGCAGGCCAACGAGCGGGAGTGCGAGGTCCTGAAGAGAGTCTGGGGATCGCCCCAAGGCATGGACTCCATCCTCAAGTACCTTCAGAAGAAGATCGATGAGTTCTAA